In a genomic window of Rhinopithecus roxellana isolate Shanxi Qingling chromosome 2, ASM756505v1, whole genome shotgun sequence:
- the C2H4orf19 gene encoding uncharacterized protein C4orf19 homolog, which yields MGCRCCKIIQSYLFDPVQVSSPGYVNEVNSCKLDEDDTDKLKGKWNSEVLVQKNDSQRQGSKKTESSSRTANPREPCWPHQGPLPQGDAGGEHHACGINGLGPAAAPQPTGNPSPSQDDRGSWTSTENTGVPPTQPFLEGGGTRKQDCVLLASEGTQVMRNGDSRAPSEAEGFALEVQDHVFQIPAPDYLQHWGPAGDNIDHNEKDCVFKNHTEDESLEGIQPTVGERGLNTPFSGRRSWDSLNEDVETEVLSICFNEKGPAHAMPVVDSGNRQEDAHGSSGDGGGEIVDEDAAVAEALAALEAATAGEDLDEAD from the exons ATGGGGTGCAGGTGctgtaaaataatacaaag CTATCTCTTTGATCCAGTTCAAGTGTCCTCTCCTGGCTATGTCAATGAAGTCAACAGCTGCAAGCTAGATGAAGACGACACTGATAAACTGAAAGGCAAATGGAACAGTGAAGTCCTGGTGCAGAAAAATGACTCTCAGAGGCAGGGCTCAAAAAAGACTGAGAGCAGCAGCAGGACAGCTAATCCACGGGAGCCCTGCTGGCCTCACCAAGGGCCGCTCCCGCAGGGGGATGCTGGAGGGGAACACCATGCCTGCGGCATCAATGGCCTCGGCCCTGCTGCCGCTCCACAGCCCACTGGGAATCCCAGCCCTTCCCAGGATGACAGGGGCTCCTGGACCAGTACTGAAAATACTGGAGTTCCCCCAACTCAACCCTTCCTGGAAGGAGGGGGCACCAGGAAACAGGACTGTGTGCTACTGGCCTCAGAAGGAACCCAAGTCATGAGAAATGGAGACTCCAGAGCTCCTTCTGAGGCAGAAGGTTTTGCCTTGGAAGTACAAGACCATGTCTTCCAGATACCAGCCCCAGATTACCTTCAGCATTGGGGCCCAGCTGGAGACAACATTGACCATAATGAAAAGGACTGTGTTTTCAAGAACCATACTGAGGATGAGTCCCTTGAGGGAATTCAGCCCACAGTAGGGGAGCGTGGTTTGAATACACCCTTCTCTGGGAGGAGAAGCTGGGATTCATTGAATGAGGATGTGGAAACAGAAGTTCTAAGCATCTGCTTTAATGAGAAGGGTCCTGCTCATGCCATGCCTGTGGTTGACTCAGGAAACAGGCAGGAGGATGCCCATGGCTCCAGTGGAGACGGAGGTGGGGAGATTGTGGACGAGGATGCAGCGGTGGCGGAGGCCCTTGCGGCTTTAGAAGCGGCTACTGCAGGAGAAGATTTGGATGAGGCTGATTAG